A single genomic interval of Syntrophobotulus glycolicus DSM 8271 harbors:
- a CDS encoding TIGR00282 family metallophosphoesterase — MNVLFIGDIVGKPGREAIRKYLPELRDEYKLDCVIANAENASGGRGLTKDVAREIYQHGVDVITMGNHVWDQREIIHFIDEDNKLVRPANYPRGVPGKGFLVCSKNKIKIGVINLAGRVFMTPLENPFTMIISLVNKIREETPIILVDFHAEATSEKVAMGWFLDGKVSAVLGTHTHIQTADARILDNGTGYITDAGMTGPRNSVLGVKKEIIINNFLTQMPARFDVADGAVQINGVFLEIDSQTGKAKKILPLQRY; from the coding sequence GTGAATGTTTTATTTATTGGTGATATTGTTGGAAAACCAGGAAGAGAGGCAATCAGGAAATACCTGCCTGAACTTCGGGATGAGTACAAACTGGACTGTGTCATTGCCAATGCGGAGAATGCTTCCGGCGGCAGGGGTCTGACGAAGGATGTGGCCCGGGAGATCTACCAGCATGGAGTAGATGTGATTACGATGGGTAACCACGTATGGGATCAACGAGAAATTATACATTTTATTGATGAGGACAATAAACTTGTCCGTCCCGCCAATTATCCCAGAGGGGTACCGGGAAAGGGTTTTTTGGTGTGTTCTAAAAATAAGATTAAAATTGGGGTCATTAATCTTGCCGGGCGGGTTTTTATGACCCCGCTGGAAAATCCATTTACCATGATCATTTCTTTAGTCAATAAAATCAGGGAAGAAACCCCGATTATTTTAGTTGACTTTCATGCAGAAGCCACATCGGAAAAAGTCGCCATGGGATGGTTCCTTGATGGAAAAGTCAGTGCGGTATTGGGAACACATACGCATATCCAGACAGCCGATGCCAGAATATTGGACAATGGAACAGGCTATATCACGGATGCGGGGATGACCGGCCCGCGGAATTCGGTTTTAGGAGTCAAAAAAGAAATCATAATCAATAATTTTCTAACTCAAATGCCGGCCAGATTTGATGTGGCAGACGGAGCTGTCCAAATCAATGGCGTCTTTTTAGAAATTGATTCTCAAACAGGTAAAGCGAAAAAGATACTCCCTCTTCAAAGATATTAA
- a CDS encoding HD domain-containing protein, translating to MFYRVIQLYKAVFPKITPKEKAFVEEILSPSQTNLFYQQSPVEQRHALDVAGDLPAQGLSEDEFHTLMTAALLHDCGKSLFHLYLWQRVFIVLFFHLPFSLQERICLKKNLLTKTIRIHKRHPIWGSFLARKTGATPEVQHLIKHHHKPKSNLGLLLYHADNRN from the coding sequence ATGTTTTATCGGGTTATCCAATTGTATAAAGCGGTTTTTCCAAAAATCACCCCAAAAGAAAAAGCCTTTGTGGAAGAAATCCTTTCTCCCTCCCAAACAAACCTTTTTTATCAGCAATCCCCTGTTGAACAACGTCATGCTTTGGATGTTGCCGGTGATCTGCCTGCCCAGGGGCTTTCGGAAGATGAGTTCCACACATTGATGACAGCCGCTCTTTTGCATGATTGCGGCAAATCACTGTTTCACCTGTATCTTTGGCAAAGAGTATTTATTGTATTGTTTTTCCACCTGCCATTCTCCCTGCAAGAACGGATTTGCTTGAAAAAAAATTTATTGACAAAAACGATCAGGATTCATAAAAGACACCCTATATGGGGGAGCTTTCTTGCCCGCAAGACAGGAGCAACCCCTGAGGTTCAGCATCTAATCAAACATCATCATAAACCGAAATCAAACCTCGGTCTGTTACTTTATCATGCCGATAACCGAAACTAG
- a CDS encoding stage V sporulation protein S, translated as MDVLKVSAKSSPNSVAGALAGVIREKGGAELQAIGAGALNQAVKAVAIARGFVAPSGVDLVCIPAFTDIQIEEEERTAIKLIVEPR; from the coding sequence ATGGATGTCTTAAAAGTCTCAGCAAAATCAAGTCCAAATTCTGTGGCAGGAGCGTTGGCTGGGGTCATTCGAGAAAAGGGCGGGGCCGAATTACAGGCTATTGGGGCAGGTGCGCTTAATCAGGCAGTTAAAGCAGTTGCGATTGCCCGAGGATTTGTTGCTCCCAGTGGAGTTGATCTGGTTTGTATACCGGCTTTTACTGATATCCAGATTGAAGAGGAAGAACGGACAGCGATTAAACTAATTGTTGAGCCGAGATAA
- a CDS encoding dipeptidase yields MGKFRIIDGHCDSLGQLVSGERSLVEETLTGHWDLVRARKGDIALQFFAAYIESEYKPFLARHRGLELIEAALAFVDRNKNDVCLVKDKEDLAKLGQEDKIGLLLSVEGGEILGEDLWMLDIIFRLGVRSLGLTWNQRNAIGDGVGERESCGRLSNFGKEVIKKMNALGMLIDVSHLSEPCFWHVLEISDQPFIASHSNAYSVCAHPRNLTDHQLRALRDRKGLTGINFCPDFVKMNGKASIPDLVEHICHIAEIAGIETIGLGSDFDGIEETPRGLESAAKYPALLEELDKAGFSEEEIQKICYENFERVLNDVLK; encoded by the coding sequence ATGGGGAAATTCCGGATTATTGACGGTCATTGTGACAGTCTTGGCCAGTTGGTTTCAGGGGAAAGGAGTCTTGTGGAGGAAACTTTGACAGGGCACTGGGACCTCGTCAGGGCCCGCAAAGGAGATATTGCTCTGCAGTTTTTTGCCGCTTATATCGAAAGTGAATACAAGCCATTTCTGGCGCGGCACAGGGGTCTAGAGCTGATCGAAGCAGCCCTTGCCTTTGTTGACCGCAACAAAAATGATGTTTGTCTGGTCAAGGATAAAGAAGATCTGGCCAAACTGGGCCAGGAGGATAAAATAGGATTATTGTTAAGTGTAGAAGGCGGAGAAATTCTGGGGGAAGATCTGTGGATGCTGGATATTATTTTTCGCCTTGGAGTCCGCAGCCTGGGATTGACCTGGAATCAGCGCAACGCCATAGGTGACGGAGTAGGAGAAAGGGAGAGCTGTGGCAGGTTGTCCAATTTCGGGAAAGAAGTCATAAAGAAAATGAATGCCTTGGGAATGTTAATCGACGTTTCCCATCTCAGTGAACCTTGTTTTTGGCATGTGCTGGAAATTTCCGATCAGCCGTTTATCGCTTCACATTCCAATGCGTATTCCGTATGCGCTCATCCCCGAAATCTCACGGATCACCAGTTACGGGCGCTAAGAGACAGAAAAGGTCTGACCGGAATAAATTTTTGCCCTGATTTTGTAAAAATGAACGGCAAAGCGTCAATCCCGGATTTGGTTGAACATATCTGCCATATTGCGGAAATCGCGGGTATTGAGACTATTGGACTGGGATCGGATTTTGATGGAATTGAGGAAACACCCCGGGGTTTGGAATCGGCCGCAAAGTATCCGGCATTGCTGGAAGAATTAGATAAAGCTGGTTTTAGTGAAGAAGAAATCCAGAAAATATGCTATGAGAATTTTGAAAGAGTGCTGAATGATGTGCTAAAATAG
- a CDS encoding ATP-grasp domain-containing protein encodes MARFLEYQGKSWLAKAGMPVPKGRPASTPQEAKEVAEWIGGPVAVKGQIQAGGRGKAGIVKLVNTPEEAEAAAAEILAKTIKGLPIRQVLIEEKLDIKKEFYCSFVINNSREARSPMVMFSTEGGMDIESVPEELLIKVNVDPIKGLQTYDAIDLAVKAGIQAKDLTKFASFFTRLSQTFKKYDCQTLEINPFIMTGKGDLICADCKMEIDNSAVGRHPEFGIKIARDLPGEPTELDIIGWSIEETDARGTGFLMNMGYDEVSPGYIGYHPIGGGSAMMGLDALNQVGLKPANFADTSGNPVGSKIYRVAKCVLSQPNIDGYVLGGFMMANQEQWHHANAMVKVLREELPKKPGLPCVLLLCGNREDESLEILRKGLADLITPDGPGKRVEVYGKEHVTDTKFIGERLLALSKDYRAEKEAQGK; translated from the coding sequence ATGGCCAGATTTTTAGAGTATCAAGGTAAGTCATGGCTTGCAAAAGCAGGCATGCCAGTACCAAAAGGACGTCCGGCATCAACTCCTCAGGAAGCTAAAGAAGTAGCTGAATGGATAGGTGGTCCAGTTGCGGTTAAGGGCCAGATTCAAGCGGGCGGACGTGGTAAAGCAGGAATTGTTAAATTAGTCAATACACCTGAAGAAGCTGAAGCAGCAGCAGCAGAAATTCTTGCTAAAACAATTAAAGGACTTCCAATCAGACAAGTCCTGATCGAAGAAAAATTAGATATTAAAAAAGAATTTTATTGCTCCTTTGTGATTAACAACTCCAGAGAAGCAAGATCACCAATGGTCATGTTCAGTACCGAAGGCGGTATGGACATTGAAAGTGTTCCGGAAGAATTGCTCATCAAAGTGAATGTTGATCCGATCAAAGGTCTGCAGACGTATGATGCGATTGATCTTGCGGTAAAAGCAGGAATACAGGCTAAGGATCTCACTAAATTCGCGTCATTTTTCACTAGGCTTAGTCAGACCTTTAAAAAATATGATTGCCAGACATTAGAGATTAATCCTTTTATCATGACCGGTAAAGGTGATCTGATTTGTGCTGACTGCAAAATGGAAATTGACAACAGTGCTGTTGGCCGTCATCCGGAGTTCGGCATTAAAATTGCCCGTGACCTTCCCGGTGAACCAACTGAGCTTGATATTATCGGCTGGAGTATTGAAGAAACTGATGCCAGAGGTACCGGTTTCTTGATGAATATGGGTTATGATGAAGTAAGCCCTGGATATATTGGTTATCATCCAATCGGTGGCGGATCTGCCATGATGGGCTTAGACGCATTAAACCAAGTAGGTCTCAAACCTGCTAACTTTGCTGATACCAGCGGTAATCCTGTTGGTTCTAAAATTTACAGGGTTGCAAAATGTGTTCTTTCTCAGCCAAACATTGACGGCTATGTACTTGGTGGATTCATGATGGCTAACCAGGAGCAATGGCATCATGCCAATGCAATGGTTAAAGTATTGAGAGAAGAGCTTCCCAAGAAACCTGGTCTTCCTTGTGTTCTCCTGTTGTGCGGAAACAGAGAAGACGAATCTCTTGAAATCCTGCGTAAAGGCTTAGCTGATCTGATCACTCCGGACGGCCCCGGCAAGAGAGTAGAGGTTTACGGGAAAGAGCATGTTACCGATACGAAATTTATTGGCGAAAGACTTTTAGCTCTAAGCAAAGACTACAGAGCTGAAAAAGAAGCTCAGGGAAAGTAG
- a CDS encoding aminotransferase class I/II-fold pyridoxal phosphate-dependent enzyme, with amino-acid sequence MNIAHRIQGFEQSIYSRLKELKEEIFREGTALIDLSIGTPDMAPPEKIKRIISDCALDSKAYDYTLTRGTEQIRQACADWYKRRFDVELDPQSEVLPLMGSQDGLSHIFWAFVDKGDYVLVPDPGYPIYSDGLALVEGIKAPMPLKEENHYLPDLSSIDGHTAQKAKMMMLNYPNNPTAATAPLDFFQEVVAFAKKNNIIVCHDAAYSELYFEEPKPPSFLQAEGAKGVGVEFHSLSKTYNMAGARLGFIVGNAEIIKALETVKSNIDYGIFRPVLSAGAAALSGICDEAAKRNREVYKKRRDIWIAGCAQAGWKMPVSQASMYIWAPVPTQQDSFSFSKDLAKAGVMLIPGAAFGKHGEGYVRIGLVQEEKEIEKAVEIVRDFLNKRIKKDASGIEYE; translated from the coding sequence ATGAACATTGCCCATAGAATTCAAGGATTTGAACAATCAATCTATTCCCGTCTGAAAGAATTGAAGGAAGAAATTTTTCGGGAAGGTACGGCATTAATCGATCTCAGTATTGGGACCCCGGACATGGCGCCGCCGGAAAAGATTAAAAGAATAATCAGCGATTGTGCTCTGGATTCAAAAGCTTATGACTATACATTAACCAGAGGCACGGAACAAATCCGGCAAGCTTGTGCAGATTGGTATAAAAGGCGTTTTGATGTTGAATTGGACCCTCAAAGTGAGGTTCTGCCCCTGATGGGCTCCCAAGATGGGCTTTCCCATATATTTTGGGCTTTTGTGGATAAGGGCGACTATGTGCTGGTTCCGGACCCCGGGTATCCGATTTATTCAGATGGGCTGGCTCTTGTTGAGGGAATTAAAGCACCCATGCCTCTGAAAGAAGAAAATCATTATTTGCCGGATTTATCATCGATCGATGGACATACTGCGCAAAAAGCTAAAATGATGATGCTGAACTATCCGAATAATCCAACGGCAGCAACGGCACCTCTGGATTTTTTTCAGGAGGTTGTTGCTTTTGCCAAAAAAAATAATATTATTGTTTGCCATGATGCCGCATACTCTGAGCTGTATTTTGAAGAGCCCAAGCCCCCGAGTTTCTTACAGGCCGAGGGGGCCAAAGGGGTAGGAGTGGAATTCCATTCTTTGTCCAAGACCTATAATATGGCCGGAGCAAGACTCGGCTTTATTGTGGGCAATGCAGAGATCATCAAAGCTTTGGAAACAGTGAAATCCAATATTGACTATGGGATATTCAGGCCCGTATTATCCGCCGGTGCGGCAGCATTATCGGGAATTTGTGATGAGGCGGCAAAACGAAACCGGGAAGTGTATAAGAAAAGAAGAGATATATGGATAGCAGGCTGTGCTCAGGCGGGATGGAAGATGCCGGTTTCCCAAGCATCAATGTATATCTGGGCTCCTGTTCCGACACAGCAGGATTCTTTTTCTTTTTCCAAAGACCTGGCTAAGGCCGGTGTTATGCTTATTCCGGGAGCGGCTTTTGGCAAACACGGTGAAGGATATGTGCGAATTGGCCTGGTGCAAGAAGAAAAGGAGATTGAGAAGGCGGTTGAAATTGTCCGGGATTTTTTAAATAAGAGGATTAAAAAAGATGCTTCAGGTATAGAATATGAATAA
- a CDS encoding PilZ domain-containing protein, with amino-acid sequence MLENKEKRQYFRVDLFQAIPASAKIYAVNSRRIEVNKIIPVTLLNLSGSGLRIRMTYNLPIDVIILNINFEFENQNFNVCARVIRKIKKGTTYEYGMKFVDFQNINGLIYCLNMYKIKNTKFRKVEMDLRVQKYIGCFVRFLDLIESPAFIITDYRLVVAANALAQDQGIKLGERCYQTVHNRTAVCEHCRLEKALCSDHLIENEAPFVRQKCIARWLNTEDGLIIHYFI; translated from the coding sequence ATGCTAGAAAATAAAGAAAAAAGACAATATTTTCGTGTGGATTTATTTCAGGCAATTCCCGCTTCGGCAAAAATTTATGCTGTGAACAGCAGGAGAATTGAGGTTAATAAAATAATTCCTGTTACTTTGCTTAATCTGAGCGGCAGCGGACTGCGGATTCGGATGACCTACAATTTGCCGATAGATGTGATTATCTTAAATATTAATTTTGAATTTGAAAACCAAAATTTTAATGTATGCGCCCGGGTTATTAGAAAAATAAAAAAGGGCACCACATATGAATATGGCATGAAATTTGTTGATTTTCAAAATATAAACGGTTTGATATACTGTTTGAATATGTATAAAATAAAAAATACAAAATTCAGAAAAGTCGAAATGGATTTAAGGGTGCAAAAATATATTGGCTGTTTCGTCAGATTTTTAGACCTCATTGAAAGTCCGGCTTTCATCATTACCGATTACAGGCTCGTCGTGGCGGCCAATGCCTTGGCTCAGGATCAAGGGATCAAATTGGGGGAACGCTGTTATCAGACCGTACACAACAGAACCGCTGTTTGTGAACATTGTAGATTGGAAAAAGCTCTTTGCAGCGATCATCTTATTGAAAATGAAGCGCCATTTGTGAGACAGAAATGTATTGCCCGCTGGCTGAATACTGAAGATGGGCTAATCATCCACTATTTTATATAA
- the phoU gene encoding phosphate signaling complex protein PhoU gives MRTKFEGQLTELRKKIINMGKMVEKSIEMAMQSLKEKNIEIAKKVIANDELINNLEHEIEQLCTHLVATQQPFASDLRTIVAAYKLILSLERMGDLAVDIAKVSIRIGDVPIIKPLIDLPKMVEIVIKMIHHSIGAYINIDVDAARKLAEMDHEVDHYYKKIFVEVLEIMEKNPKTVPQAVQLLLVARYVERIGDYCTNIGEEVIYMELGIREDLNKD, from the coding sequence ATGAGAACAAAATTTGAAGGACAATTGACAGAACTTCGAAAAAAAATCATCAACATGGGCAAGATGGTTGAGAAATCGATTGAAATGGCGATGCAAAGCCTTAAGGAAAAAAATATTGAAATCGCCAAAAAGGTGATTGCAAATGATGAACTAATCAACAATCTTGAACATGAAATTGAGCAGCTGTGTACTCATCTTGTTGCAACCCAGCAGCCTTTTGCTTCAGATCTCCGGACAATCGTGGCTGCTTATAAACTCATTTTATCTCTGGAAAGAATGGGCGATCTTGCCGTAGATATCGCTAAAGTTTCGATTCGTATTGGTGATGTGCCGATCATAAAGCCTTTGATCGATCTGCCTAAGATGGTGGAAATCGTGATTAAGATGATCCATCACTCCATAGGCGCCTATATCAATATCGATGTGGATGCGGCAAGAAAACTGGCCGAAATGGATCATGAAGTGGATCATTACTATAAGAAAATTTTTGTTGAGGTTCTCGAGATCATGGAGAAAAACCCCAAAACTGTTCCGCAGGCAGTGCAGCTTCTCCTGGTCGCCCGCTACGTTGAGAGAATAGGAGACTATTGCACCAACATCGGAGAAGAAGTCATCTATATGGAACTGGGAATCAGAGAAGATTTGAACAAGGATTAA
- a CDS encoding PHP domain-containing protein, producing MANRKMKMNIEADLHCHTNMSDGLMDPAEVVRIAAQKGLSALAITDHDTIQGFAEGKKAALQYNIDFIPGIEINTDWCGREVHILGYGIDPESREFNHKLAVIRDKRKERINKIVEKLRGLGLDISIEEVESKGKGVSIGRPHVAQVLVDRGYARNVKDAFSNYLGIGTQAYVPRYKLKPEEAIAMIRKAKGVAVLAHPGAQGLFWEISRWKDAGLQGIEVYHPEHHEESIEKYTGLAAKMGLVITGGSDFHGESIKPGIGIGDWGVDKITVAGLKELFNRQIC from the coding sequence ATGGCAAATAGAAAGATGAAAATGAACATTGAAGCTGATCTGCATTGCCATACAAACATGTCCGACGGCTTGATGGATCCGGCGGAGGTTGTGAGGATCGCGGCCCAAAAAGGCTTAAGCGCCCTTGCGATTACAGACCATGACACGATTCAGGGCTTTGCCGAAGGGAAGAAAGCAGCTCTGCAATACAACATAGATTTTATTCCGGGCATTGAGATTAATACAGATTGGTGTGGCAGGGAAGTTCATATTCTCGGCTATGGGATTGATCCCGAATCCCGGGAATTCAATCATAAGCTTGCTGTGATCAGAGACAAACGCAAGGAGAGAATCAATAAAATTGTGGAGAAGCTCAGGGGATTGGGCCTGGACATTAGCATTGAAGAAGTGGAGAGTAAAGGAAAGGGAGTATCTATCGGCAGGCCTCATGTAGCTCAAGTATTGGTTGACCGGGGTTATGCCCGGAATGTAAAAGATGCCTTCAGCAATTATTTGGGGATAGGAACGCAAGCCTATGTGCCGAGATACAAGCTGAAACCCGAAGAAGCCATTGCGATGATCAGAAAGGCAAAAGGGGTGGCTGTACTGGCCCATCCCGGAGCGCAAGGTCTTTTTTGGGAAATAAGCCGCTGGAAAGATGCGGGACTTCAAGGGATTGAGGTCTATCATCCTGAACATCATGAAGAGAGTATAGAAAAATATACAGGATTGGCAGCCAAAATGGGACTGGTGATTACCGGGGGATCAGATTTTCACGGGGAAAGCATTAAACCGGGAATCGGTATTGGCGACTGGGGAGTGGATAAAATCACGGTTGCCGGATTAAAAGAGTTGTTTAATCGCCAAATCTGCTGA
- the acs gene encoding acetate--CoA ligase: MALTEQERNEYKQKITNIANSFQSKKANDHLRSRTEEAEGRLEFWQERASTLSWFQKWDQVLEWSYPDARWFVNGKLNASYNCLDRHLDSWKKNKPALIFEGEKGDHKVYTYKELHAEVNKFANVLKSRGVHKGEIVTIYMPMIPEAIIAMLACARLGAPHNVVFGGFSPEALRERINDTKSRFLITCDGAYRRGNLLRVKENVCAALKEADSVEKVFIVKRANIDIEIIGGRDIWYHEAMEEAGEDCPPEIMDSEDMLFVLYTSGSTGKPKGIVHTTGGYLTGASTTLEYVFNMKQDDVYWCTADVGWITGHSYLVYGPLLNGATIVMYEGAPDYPSKDRYWEIVQKHGVTILYTAPTAIRTFMKWGVSYLEKWDLSSLRILGTVGEPINPEAWNWFHKNIGGGRCPIMDTWWQTETGMIMISPLPGTNLKPGSCVAPFPGIKAEIVDKSGQPVAPGEKGFIVITEPWPSMLRTIYNDHERFKQTYWNTIPGVYYAGDGAKYDEDGYFWVLGRVDDVINVSGHRIGTAEVENILIEHPVVAEAACIGKNHEIKGQAIVAFVTLREGVCPDSDLVELAEELKKHIVLRIGAIARPEDIYLTKELPKTRSGKIIRRILRDIAEGRMIGDTTTLDDGFNLEEVMKNILVSSKNEA; encoded by the coding sequence ATGGCTTTGACAGAACAAGAAAGAAATGAATACAAACAAAAAATAACAAATATAGCAAATAGCTTTCAATCCAAAAAGGCCAATGATCATCTCAGAAGCAGAACTGAGGAAGCGGAAGGAAGACTTGAATTTTGGCAGGAAAGGGCTTCAACGTTAAGCTGGTTCCAAAAATGGGATCAGGTTCTTGAATGGAGTTACCCTGATGCCAGATGGTTTGTCAATGGAAAGTTAAATGCTTCCTATAACTGTCTTGATCGCCATTTAGACAGCTGGAAAAAGAATAAGCCGGCTTTGATTTTTGAGGGGGAAAAAGGAGACCATAAGGTTTACACATACAAAGAGCTGCATGCCGAAGTAAACAAATTTGCCAATGTTCTCAAGTCGCGCGGTGTCCATAAGGGTGAGATTGTCACAATCTATATGCCCATGATTCCGGAAGCCATCATCGCAATGCTGGCTTGCGCAAGACTGGGAGCGCCGCATAATGTTGTTTTCGGCGGCTTCAGTCCGGAAGCATTGAGAGAGAGGATCAATGACACAAAATCAAGATTCCTTATTACCTGTGATGGCGCTTATCGCAGAGGAAACCTCCTGCGTGTAAAGGAAAATGTTTGTGCGGCCTTGAAGGAAGCAGACAGTGTTGAAAAGGTATTTATCGTTAAACGCGCCAATATTGATATTGAAATCATTGGCGGCCGGGATATCTGGTATCATGAGGCAATGGAGGAGGCCGGTGAAGACTGTCCGCCTGAAATCATGGATTCTGAGGATATGCTGTTTGTTCTCTATACCAGCGGTTCAACCGGCAAACCTAAAGGGATCGTTCATACGACCGGCGGCTATCTGACAGGGGCTTCAACAACCCTGGAATATGTGTTTAACATGAAGCAAGATGATGTTTACTGGTGTACCGCTGATGTAGGCTGGATTACAGGTCACAGTTATCTTGTTTATGGTCCGCTTCTCAACGGGGCTACGATTGTCATGTATGAGGGGGCTCCGGACTATCCGTCAAAGGACAGATACTGGGAAATTGTCCAGAAGCATGGTGTGACCATTCTGTACACCGCACCGACCGCAATCAGGACATTCATGAAGTGGGGAGTATCCTATCTGGAAAAATGGGACCTTTCAAGCCTGAGAATCCTCGGAACGGTAGGGGAGCCAATCAACCCCGAAGCATGGAACTGGTTCCATAAAAATATTGGCGGCGGCAGGTGCCCGATCATGGATACCTGGTGGCAGACTGAAACCGGAATGATTATGATCAGCCCGCTTCCCGGCACCAATCTGAAACCTGGATCGTGTGTAGCTCCTTTTCCGGGGATTAAAGCTGAAATTGTTGATAAGAGCGGACAGCCTGTTGCTCCGGGAGAAAAAGGCTTTATTGTCATCACTGAGCCTTGGCCTTCAATGCTGAGGACCATTTATAATGATCATGAAAGATTCAAACAAACTTACTGGAATACGATACCGGGTGTTTATTATGCCGGAGACGGTGCGAAATATGATGAAGACGGGTATTTTTGGGTACTGGGCCGTGTCGATGATGTCATCAATGTCTCAGGGCATAGGATCGGTACAGCCGAGGTGGAAAATATTCTGATTGAACATCCGGTCGTGGCGGAAGCTGCTTGTATAGGAAAGAATCATGAAATTAAAGGGCAGGCAATTGTCGCTTTTGTGACCCTCAGAGAAGGTGTATGCCCAGATTCGGACTTGGTGGAGCTGGCGGAAGAATTGAAGAAACACATTGTTCTTCGAATCGGGGCGATAGCCAGACCCGAAGATATTTACCTCACGAAAGAATTGCCCAAAACAAGAAGCGGCAAAATCATCAGAAGGATTCTCAGAGATATTGCCGAAGGCAGAATGATCGGAGATACGACAACTCTTGATGACGGGTTCAATCTGGAAGAGGTGATGAAGAATATCCTGGTATCCAGTAAAAACGAAGCTTGA
- a CDS encoding N-acetyltransferase: protein MITYRKAKLADAEDILNLINVYAEKGLMLPRTRNTLYEGIREFIVAQDDGVTIGTGSLHVLWGDLCEIRALAVREDFLGKGIGGTLVELLYEEAKDLGCPKVFALTYQVDFFKHMGFRLVDKENLPHKVWKECINCVKFPNCDENAMVMPVL, encoded by the coding sequence ATGATTACATACCGCAAAGCGAAATTGGCTGATGCTGAAGATATACTTAATCTGATCAATGTTTATGCGGAAAAAGGTTTGATGTTGCCGAGAACCAGAAATACGCTGTACGAAGGAATAAGGGAATTTATCGTAGCTCAGGATGACGGGGTGACAATCGGGACGGGTTCCCTTCATGTGTTATGGGGAGATTTATGTGAAATCAGGGCACTTGCCGTTCGGGAAGATTTTTTAGGCAAGGGGATCGGAGGAACACTGGTCGAGCTTTTGTATGAGGAAGCAAAAGATTTAGGTTGTCCGAAAGTATTTGCGCTGACTTATCAGGTTGATTTTTTTAAACACATGGGCTTTCGGCTGGTTGACAAAGAAAACCTGCCCCATAAGGTCTGGAAAGAATGCATTAATTGCGTAAAATTTCCGAACTGTGATGAAAACGCTATGGTGATGCCGGTATTATAA
- the rnhA gene encoding ribonuclease HI, with product MKKTVDIYTDGACSGNPGPGGWAAVLKYGETIKEISGFSRDSTNQVMELTAVIEALERLSEPCAVRLFSDSAYVINAFRQNWLEKWQKNGWLNTAKKPVANQDLWKRLLQVVNKHELEWIKVKGHSDNFYNNRCDFLARKAIESNILP from the coding sequence ATGAAAAAGACTGTTGATATCTATACCGATGGAGCATGCTCAGGTAATCCTGGACCCGGGGGCTGGGCCGCTGTTTTAAAATATGGTGAGACCATTAAAGAAATCAGCGGCTTTTCCAGAGACAGCACAAATCAAGTCATGGAACTTACGGCAGTAATTGAGGCTTTGGAGCGTCTGAGCGAGCCCTGTGCGGTGAGGCTTTTTTCTGACAGTGCTTATGTGATTAATGCCTTCAGGCAGAATTGGCTGGAAAAGTGGCAGAAAAACGGCTGGTTGAACACCGCGAAAAAGCCGGTCGCTAATCAGGATTTGTGGAAAAGGCTTCTGCAAGTCGTGAATAAGCATGAACTGGAGTGGATAAAAGTGAAAGGCCACTCAGATAATTTTTATAATAACCGTTGTGATTTTTTAGCCAGAAAAGCGATTGAGAGTAATATTCTGCCCTAA